A part of Procambarus clarkii isolate CNS0578487 chromosome 21, FALCON_Pclarkii_2.0, whole genome shotgun sequence genomic DNA contains:
- the LOC123760779 gene encoding uncharacterized protein: MLTQEAWKTKEGWDSQLPLEIQTAWKDVADEQALVKQITFLRQVVKEGVAVTLQVFTDASARAYGTCAYFVTQQQSHLITPKAKVAPINKITIPQMELTALLTSTSLAMHIKQTMLNVNITDEFMWCDNESYKRPEVLVL; encoded by the coding sequence ATGCTGACACAAGAAGCATGGAAGACTAAAGAAGGATGGGATAGTCAGTTACCTCTTGAAATACAAACAGCATGGAAGGACGTAGCTGATGAACAAGCCTTAGTCAAGCAGATAACCTTTCTGAGACAAGTAGTCAAAGAAGGAGTTGCAGTGACATTGCAGGTCTTTACAGATGCTTCAGCTAGAGCCTATGGAACTTGTGCTTATTTTGTTACTCAACAACAATCCCATTTAATAACACCAAAAGCAAAAGTAGctccaataaataaaataacTATACCACAGATggagctaacagcattgcttaCTAGTACAAGTTTAGCAATGCATATCAAACAAACTATGTTAAATGTAAATATCACAGATGAGTTTATGTGGTGTGACAATGAGTCCTACAAGAGGCCTGAAGTCTTAGTGCTATAA